The Ruania alba genome has a window encoding:
- a CDS encoding carbohydrate ABC transporter permease has translation MNTLTDTTRPSAPPFGTSLAPAPRPGRRSSWKRSLRLLPTHVVLIAICLAWTYPFVWMVSTAFKPASEVFTNGLSIVPENATLENFIRAWDTANFGQYTINSIVVAVGAAGLTVAMAALAGYALGRGAMPGKKLVVGVLVVTMFLPKGYTILPVFILVNLLGLNNTLFGVVLAETGSVGVVAILLYMGYFSQIPKELEESAIVDGAGYWRIFLKIMLPLAMPVSATVFIFNFIGAWQAFLIPLVFTLGAPELRTTGVGMYSFFGENSIDWTGLAAGAVISVVPIIIVFLFMQRYFIEGIAGAVKG, from the coding sequence ATGAACACACTGACCGACACCACGCGTCCATCCGCTCCTCCTTTTGGCACTTCCCTGGCCCCAGCGCCGCGCCCAGGCCGCAGGTCCAGTTGGAAGCGCTCGCTCCGCCTGCTACCCACCCACGTGGTCCTCATCGCCATCTGCCTCGCGTGGACCTACCCCTTCGTGTGGATGGTCTCCACCGCGTTCAAGCCAGCCAGTGAAGTCTTCACCAATGGCCTTTCCATCGTCCCGGAGAACGCGACCTTGGAGAACTTCATCCGCGCCTGGGACACGGCGAACTTCGGCCAGTACACGATCAACTCCATCGTGGTGGCGGTCGGGGCAGCCGGACTGACAGTCGCTATGGCTGCTCTCGCCGGCTACGCCCTCGGCCGCGGTGCGATGCCTGGCAAGAAGCTCGTGGTCGGGGTTCTCGTGGTCACCATGTTCCTCCCGAAGGGGTACACGATCCTTCCGGTGTTCATCCTGGTGAACCTGCTGGGCCTGAACAACACACTCTTCGGTGTAGTGCTCGCCGAGACCGGATCGGTGGGCGTCGTCGCCATCTTGCTGTACATGGGCTACTTCTCGCAGATTCCCAAGGAGCTGGAGGAGTCAGCGATCGTCGATGGTGCTGGTTACTGGAGAATCTTCCTGAAGATCATGCTCCCGCTCGCCATGCCCGTGAGCGCGACAGTGTTCATCTTTAACTTCATCGGCGCCTGGCAGGCATTCCTCATCCCGCTCGTCTTCACCCTCGGCGCACCAGAATTACGAACCACCGGCGTCGGGATGTACTCCTTCTTCGGTGAGAACAGTATCGATTGGACCGGCCTGGCCGCCGGCGCAGTGATCTCGGTCGTGCCGATCATCATCGTGTTCCTATTCATGCAGCGCTACTTCATCGAAGGGATCGCCGGTGCCGTCAAGGGCTGA
- a CDS encoding carbohydrate ABC transporter permease, producing MTTASSTQQRPPHLGPRHAPRLGARLWKYKWHYVFLGPMVVMFFGFTLWPMVASWVYSLFDWSGFGPLENFVGLRNFSSAFSDPYFWNAFKNTGIFAIFAIFVQLPLALIVAVVLNNSALRGRNIYRILLFLPVVTTTAVVGVVFAILLNPSGGPINELLLSREFLDRPINFLGSRHLALPTVLVIDMWKGIGITIIYWLAALQTVPGDLYEAARIDGANRRQQFFRITVPLIAPIGIVILLLTFVTSLNAFDIVKVMTDGGPNFSTDIVQTYIFRYAFDPDGVPRFGFASAVGILFGLAVMLLSTIPMFLIRRRRRDSGQVTPKESVR from the coding sequence GTGACGACAGCGTCCTCTACGCAACAGCGGCCGCCCCACCTGGGGCCGCGACACGCTCCGCGGCTCGGTGCGCGGCTGTGGAAGTACAAGTGGCACTACGTCTTCCTGGGTCCGATGGTGGTGATGTTCTTCGGGTTCACCCTGTGGCCGATGGTCGCGAGCTGGGTCTACTCCTTGTTCGACTGGTCAGGCTTCGGCCCGCTCGAGAATTTCGTGGGGCTGCGCAACTTCTCCAGCGCGTTCAGCGATCCATACTTCTGGAACGCCTTCAAGAACACCGGGATCTTCGCGATCTTCGCGATCTTCGTCCAGCTCCCTCTCGCGTTGATCGTGGCTGTGGTCCTCAACAACAGCGCGCTCCGTGGGCGCAACATCTACCGAATCCTGCTCTTCCTGCCAGTGGTCACCACCACCGCGGTCGTCGGCGTCGTGTTCGCGATCCTCCTCAACCCCTCCGGCGGTCCGATCAACGAACTCCTGCTGAGCAGGGAATTCCTGGACCGGCCGATCAACTTCCTGGGGAGCCGCCACCTGGCTCTTCCGACGGTGCTCGTGATCGACATGTGGAAGGGCATCGGCATCACGATCATCTACTGGCTCGCAGCACTCCAGACGGTTCCGGGCGACCTCTATGAGGCAGCCCGCATCGACGGTGCAAACCGGCGCCAACAGTTCTTCCGCATCACCGTGCCGCTCATCGCCCCGATCGGGATTGTCATCCTCCTGCTGACGTTCGTCACCAGCTTGAACGCCTTCGACATCGTGAAGGTCATGACCGACGGAGGGCCGAACTTCTCCACCGATATCGTCCAGACCTACATCTTCCGCTACGCCTTCGACCCAGACGGGGTGCCGCGCTTCGGCTTCGCATCCGCAGTCGGAATCCTGTTCGGGCTCGCCGTGATGCTGCTCAGCACGATTCCCATGTTCCTTATTCGCCGCCGCCGGCGAGACTCAGGGCAGGTCACACCGAAGGAGAGTGTCCGATGA
- a CDS encoding ABC transporter substrate-binding protein, producing MSRSIESPRQGGTLSRRSLLHGTGALGTAGLLAACGGGGEGGGTSTGGGGNGGGGKTAVKVWTVPEGPSDEQFQREQFDIFMENNPDIEVELQFFAGDAYGNAMQLAYTGGAEDAPDVFRQSGAGNLLLRDLVSRGWIQPLDEFVTDDFSSRFPDWVMDPARSPLYVDGELYGVPRPDPRVQALRPMFYNIDILEDFGYSAPPTTWSEYREMAERITTDGDQAVYGTVGKNFLVLQRFAGPHPHGGDNQPAISLVDGEPMTADSSFADVVEFGQAMQRDGVFTPGWESWGGTDAIQQMAAGRLAMYMYPIFHANEIRNANPDINLGIAAPPMPDDGMAGTLKPNNNVMGFWFMNSETEVSEAAWRVLDFFGSVEFQQAAFQSERQISLMPAVYDGIDVDPDTEAFRSIAEEIVRIHPDPFLVDPAAEEFYRQLVEKGERPFANGILGVR from the coding sequence ATGTCACGTTCGATTGAATCACCACGCCAAGGCGGCACGCTGAGTCGGCGTTCGTTGCTGCACGGCACCGGAGCGCTCGGGACTGCGGGTTTGCTGGCCGCCTGCGGGGGTGGCGGCGAAGGCGGCGGGACGAGTACCGGCGGCGGTGGCAACGGTGGCGGTGGCAAGACCGCTGTGAAGGTCTGGACCGTGCCTGAAGGGCCCTCTGACGAGCAGTTCCAGCGGGAGCAGTTCGACATCTTCATGGAGAACAACCCGGACATCGAGGTCGAACTGCAGTTCTTTGCCGGTGACGCGTACGGCAACGCGATGCAGCTGGCATACACCGGGGGCGCTGAGGATGCACCCGATGTCTTTCGACAGTCCGGTGCTGGCAATCTGCTGCTGCGTGATCTCGTGAGCCGGGGGTGGATCCAGCCTCTGGATGAGTTCGTCACCGACGACTTCAGCAGTCGGTTTCCGGACTGGGTCATGGACCCCGCCAGGAGTCCACTGTACGTCGACGGGGAACTCTACGGTGTGCCGCGACCTGACCCGCGCGTCCAGGCACTGCGGCCCATGTTCTACAACATCGACATCCTGGAAGACTTCGGGTATTCCGCGCCGCCTACAACATGGTCGGAATACCGGGAGATGGCGGAGCGGATCACCACGGACGGCGACCAGGCCGTCTACGGCACCGTCGGGAAGAACTTCCTGGTGCTGCAGCGCTTCGCCGGCCCGCATCCTCACGGTGGGGACAACCAGCCGGCGATCAGTCTGGTCGACGGAGAGCCGATGACGGCGGACTCGTCGTTCGCGGACGTGGTGGAGTTCGGACAAGCCATGCAGCGCGACGGTGTCTTCACCCCGGGATGGGAGTCCTGGGGTGGGACCGACGCCATCCAGCAGATGGCAGCCGGGCGGCTGGCGATGTACATGTACCCGATCTTCCACGCCAACGAGATCCGCAACGCCAACCCCGACATCAACCTCGGGATAGCAGCTCCGCCGATGCCTGATGACGGTATGGCTGGAACGCTCAAACCCAACAACAACGTGATGGGCTTCTGGTTCATGAACTCCGAGACCGAGGTCTCCGAAGCCGCGTGGCGAGTTCTCGACTTCTTCGGATCGGTGGAGTTCCAGCAGGCGGCGTTCCAGTCGGAACGTCAGATCTCGCTCATGCCCGCCGTCTACGACGGGATCGACGTCGATCCGGACACCGAGGCGTTCCGCTCCATCGCGGAGGAGATCGTTCGGATACACCCCGACCCATTCCTCGTGGACCCGGCCGCTGAGGAGTTCTACCGGCAGCTGGTGGAGAAGGGAGAACGTCCGTTTGCCAACGGCATCCTCGGGGTGCGTTGA
- a CDS encoding sulfatase-like hydrolase/transferase: protein MPSRADHTDPLNILLLHCHDLGRFVGAAGVETVQTPAIDALAADGVQFTDAFCTAPQCSPSRASLFTGRYPHATGVMGLTHKGWDLRAEEEHLASLLRDAGYYTALTGIHHESKRVPDAEIADQLSFDHVDTLGGTHYDRRAELVADATIDILTERAADPAHPFYLQAGLLEPHRLQEPQPGDAMGFTGGYIDSDKSLGVTIPGYLQDDDGTRTEMAELQGAVRYADQAIGRILETLKNTGLAERTIVVFTTDHGLALPGAKGTLRDSGLETVLIWRAPALNWTGGRTVLGLVSNVDVVPTLLEAVGTDIPDAIHGRSLTAALSGQTWEPRHAIAGELTFHDFYDPQRCIRTDRHKLIVHFDRCSSHAQRSTQSWRPRSTLIDQRLAEAPPPIELFDLHTDPLELTNLAGDPEHSATLDRLRAMLREWMVSTDDPLLNGPVASPRTPMPARSCSPTDRPPHRRGESTLRPPNVLYLMSDQHTSTVLGCAGDPVAETPNLDRLAASGAQLTDVYCPSPICVPSRMSMLSGRHPHRNHVWTNDHPLPGSIATWPQALGAAGYRTRLVGRLHSIGTDQLLGFSERTVGDHSPNHPGGKLSDLGVLMGTAGPTRVSVDRSGPGRHPYQQHDTDVTISAMESLREFGARRRAGDDQPFALSVGYMLPHQPYVADPEDYARFEGKVGAAPIQVRPDHPHHQRWREQTAITDVCEEEAIRARTAFYALTYRMDVMIGQVLDTLEEEGLTQDTIVVYTSDHGDHLGNRELWWKQTFYDESAKVPCLASWPGRIPAGTVHRAPAGGVDLTATVLAATGAPALPNADGRSLLGLLTGQAPEDVPDTVYSEYCTDDGAIQRMVRCGRYKLAYYDGQPVQLFDLEADPHEVHDLSDDPAQAGTLAELTALVLDGWDPARVRAEIEEMHADLDIRTTWAALTEPADSYRWRLVPQMSGLSGRSEPEGSR, encoded by the coding sequence GTGCCGTCAAGGGCTGACCACACCGACCCACTGAACATCCTGCTGCTCCACTGCCACGACCTCGGCAGATTCGTCGGTGCGGCTGGCGTAGAAACGGTACAGACCCCGGCCATCGATGCCCTGGCGGCCGACGGCGTGCAGTTCACCGACGCCTTCTGCACGGCGCCGCAGTGCAGCCCCTCACGAGCCTCGTTGTTCACGGGCCGCTACCCGCACGCCACCGGCGTCATGGGACTGACTCACAAGGGGTGGGACCTACGAGCCGAAGAAGAACACCTCGCCTCCCTCCTCCGAGACGCCGGCTACTACACCGCTCTCACAGGTATCCACCACGAGTCGAAGCGAGTTCCGGACGCGGAGATCGCGGACCAGCTGAGCTTCGACCATGTCGACACACTCGGCGGCACGCACTACGACCGCCGCGCGGAGTTGGTCGCCGACGCCACGATCGACATACTCACCGAACGGGCGGCCGATCCCGCCCATCCGTTCTACCTGCAGGCAGGGCTGCTCGAACCGCATCGCCTTCAAGAGCCGCAGCCGGGCGATGCCATGGGGTTCACCGGCGGATACATCGATTCCGACAAGAGTCTCGGTGTCACGATCCCCGGATATCTGCAAGACGATGACGGGACGCGCACCGAGATGGCCGAGCTGCAGGGCGCTGTGCGCTATGCGGATCAGGCGATCGGACGGATACTCGAGACCCTGAAGAACACGGGCCTCGCCGAGCGCACGATCGTGGTGTTCACGACGGATCACGGGCTCGCCCTCCCCGGCGCCAAGGGCACCTTGCGCGATTCCGGACTGGAGACGGTACTGATCTGGCGCGCCCCTGCCCTGAACTGGACCGGTGGGCGCACAGTACTGGGCCTGGTGAGCAATGTCGACGTGGTTCCCACACTGCTGGAGGCGGTCGGCACGGACATCCCGGACGCCATACATGGCCGTAGCCTCACCGCCGCGCTCTCGGGCCAGACGTGGGAACCACGCCATGCCATCGCCGGAGAGCTCACCTTCCATGACTTCTACGACCCGCAACGCTGCATCCGCACGGACCGGCACAAGCTGATCGTGCACTTCGACCGGTGTTCCAGCCACGCACAGAGGTCCACCCAGTCCTGGCGTCCCCGTTCCACTCTGATCGATCAGCGACTGGCCGAGGCCCCGCCACCGATCGAACTGTTCGATCTGCACACCGACCCACTCGAACTCACGAACCTGGCTGGTGATCCCGAGCACAGCGCCACGCTCGACCGGCTCCGCGCGATGCTGCGTGAGTGGATGGTCAGCACGGACGACCCACTGCTGAACGGGCCCGTAGCCTCCCCGCGCACGCCGATGCCCGCTCGTTCCTGCTCACCGACTGACCGCCCACCCCACCGCCGAGGAGAATCGACGTTGCGCCCACCGAACGTGCTCTATCTGATGTCCGACCAGCACACGAGCACCGTGCTGGGCTGCGCCGGCGATCCGGTGGCCGAGACACCGAACCTCGATCGCCTGGCCGCGAGCGGTGCCCAGTTGACCGATGTCTACTGCCCGTCGCCGATCTGCGTGCCGTCCCGGATGTCGATGCTCAGCGGACGCCATCCGCACCGCAACCACGTCTGGACGAACGATCACCCGCTTCCCGGCTCGATCGCGACGTGGCCGCAGGCTCTCGGGGCAGCCGGATACCGCACCCGGCTGGTCGGCCGGTTGCACTCGATCGGCACCGATCAGTTGCTCGGTTTCTCCGAGCGGACGGTGGGTGACCACTCCCCCAATCACCCCGGCGGCAAGCTTTCCGACCTCGGCGTCCTCATGGGCACGGCCGGACCGACCCGGGTCAGCGTGGACCGGTCCGGCCCCGGGCGACACCCGTACCAGCAGCATGATACGGACGTGACGATCTCAGCCATGGAGAGCCTGCGCGAGTTCGGTGCCCGACGGCGGGCAGGGGACGATCAGCCGTTCGCTCTCTCGGTCGGCTACATGCTGCCGCACCAGCCGTACGTGGCTGACCCGGAGGACTACGCCCGCTTCGAGGGAAAGGTGGGGGCGGCACCGATCCAGGTCCGGCCCGATCACCCCCACCACCAGCGGTGGCGGGAGCAGACCGCGATCACCGATGTCTGCGAGGAGGAGGCGATCCGCGCCCGTACGGCGTTCTACGCGCTGACCTACCGCATGGACGTGATGATCGGACAGGTGCTGGACACGCTCGAGGAGGAGGGCCTGACGCAAGACACGATCGTCGTCTACACCTCCGACCACGGGGACCACCTCGGCAACCGCGAGCTGTGGTGGAAACAGACCTTCTACGACGAGTCGGCGAAAGTCCCGTGCCTGGCCTCCTGGCCCGGTCGTATCCCGGCCGGCACAGTGCACCGGGCACCGGCCGGAGGGGTCGACCTGACCGCCACCGTCCTGGCCGCCACCGGCGCACCAGCGCTGCCGAATGCCGACGGACGCTCACTCCTCGGCCTCCTGACGGGTCAGGCACCGGAAGACGTCCCGGACACGGTCTACTCGGAGTACTGCACCGACGACGGAGCGATCCAGCGGATGGTCCGCTGTGGCCGGTACAAGCTCGCCTACTACGACGGTCAGCCCGTGCAGCTGTTCGATCTCGAGGCCGATCCACACGAGGTGCACGACCTGTCCGATGACCCCGCCCAAGCCGGGACGCTCGCCGAGCTGACCGCCCTCGTGCTGGACGGATGGGACCCGGCTCGCGTGCGGGCCGAGATCGAGGAGATGCACGCCGATCTGGACATCCGCACCACATGGGCCGCGCTCACCGAGCCGGCAGACTCCTACCGGTGGCGCCTCGTTCCCCAGATGAGCGGGCTCAGCGGGCGATCGGAGCCAGAGGGAAGCCGATGA